The nucleotide sequence tctttatattttgtttccaaggatccagacttataattttttttaagtgttgttCATCAGtggttctccaggctttctgaaggtctttcaaagagGACTTTTTTGtttaagatgacctttattagtcccacgcgtgggaaatttgttaagCCATTTAAAATGTTCAAGTGTTAAAAGGCAGCTAACTCAAGGGATAGAGCTGTGTTGAGTCTACATGTAACAGATAATttggcaaagaaccaattttagaTTATGTCTTTggacactttgttactagcagactgttgcaaaaacacattcatTCCCATTTATCAGCTAGTAGCTGAAGACTTGGCACATCTCAGCagggtgtgcagtgtgtccttaaaaaaccGAGGAGTCTAGAcaagtggaggaaaaaaagaaaatgtgccGGGCCTAAAAACAATTTTCAACAAATGAACAGGACCTGAAAGTAATGTTTTCAAGAAACTGGAAAAAATAGGACCTGGGTGATGGCCCTTTAGTTGGTCCTTCAACCAAGTTCCCTGAAGTCTCGTCAGATATGATCCCAGTAGAAGGGTGGCGGTCAAGCATCCATTCTTAAGGAAGACAAACgtggagaaaaggctgaggtatgccaaattacaccaGAACTGGCTTGAAAATCAGTTACAACAGGTCTGATGCAGAGAGGTACAATAGTGAGTTAccacagccatctgtaaaacacagtggaggctgcatttcagccagtgttcGAGATCTTTGTCAAAATTGAtaaaattatgaacacagaaaagtaccatcataTTTTGATTCACCATACAATATCATCTGGACAGCCTCTGATTGgtaacggcttcattttcagcagcaatgatcccaaacagaCTGCTAGTgcagtaaaagagaaaaactcaGTCATTGATCGGCCTCCCGAAAGCCTGAACCTGAACATTATtgcagcagtgtgggatcatctaaagacagccaacatccaaagaagagctttgaatgtccttgtAGAAGCCCagagaactatttctgaagactAGTTAAAGAAATTAGAAAAAAGCTGCCCAAGAGAATTCAGACTGTGTTGCATAATGAAGGTGGGCACAACACATATTGACTTTTAAGCTTTTAGAATTGTAAAAACTCTGATTGTGACTtaaatactgtatttccatgtatgtttgcagacCTCAATAGAATTGCTGCAGCTGGCAAAATGTGAAGAAATCATGGCTGACTCGAGATTTGTACACAGAACTGTAGATCTACttatttatattaataaactAAATCCTGCTTGCTGTTTTAGAACATTGATTGTGGTGCAGACTCAAAGGTTTTAGAGAAAGTTTGCAATCATTTATGAATTAATCTGTAATACATAAGGGTGCCACTGATTCATTTTGGTGTTCTTTGCATAGATAAAGTATCCACTATCATCTAAGTGATCCCAGTTTTTCCAGCACCAAACATAGATTCAGTGGAACCATTATAAAAAGACATAATGCTCCTATGAAACTACTTTCCTACACTTTGTATACTTTCATGAACAGGAATTACTCTTTGTATGAAATTACAATCCACTGATTATTAATACCAAACATGTTAGAGTGAACAGCAAATGTCAATATTTACAGACTGTAGTGTTTTACATAATGTTACCACTAGATGGTGTCAAGGCATCGATGATGCATTTCATATGTAACCAACAGAATCTCTTCTATTCCCTCCACATGATACAAGTAAAATGTAACTTTGGAAACTTAGATGTATTAGCTTCATATCCAAACTGGCACTAAATCTGGGAACAATATAATGTGACACCTACTGAGATGTGTATGCAAAGAACAAGTTTCATTAAACAATAATTTCTGATAAAAGTGAAAACAGAGGCAACAAAGAATGTAAATTTGAATCTTTTATTAAGTCAAAAGATATATCagtattttttgtctttaacgCCTACTGGTTTATTCTTATGAAGTCAGAGAAGCTCCTAAGCATACCATGCAAAGCCATTCAACTTTAGCTGCGAGACCTTTCATTTCTTAGGGCAGTGACCAATCGTATCATCTTCGAAGCAGTGGTCAATAAACTTAGTGCTTTGTATGCTGTTAAAAGCTTCCTTCATGTCCTTTGGAGACTAGCAGCACTCTTTTAAAGCACCAAGCTTTTAGCCTCACCAAATCATGAATGTTCCCTTAACTGCTACTTCATAGCTAGATGAGTGGAGATGTGTGCTGGGCAGCGAGAGATCACTCTCTTCCCTAGTTGGTGAGTCTAATGTACCATTAGGGTAAATAGCAAAGGGCCTGTAAAATGCACAGATCTCGAGACCCAAACTTTGTTTCATTGATAGTACAAATATGAACTctttaaaatgtgatccctAAGTTTCACATTGTATGACATAGTCCTGAGATTTACTCACCCGCTATGTTTAAAGCCATTGAGAACCCATTACATTTCAGGAATTTGTTGGTGTGCTTGGAGATCATTCCTGATTTCCCACATCCcggatttattttattttaaaaaacaggaaaagattTGTACATACAGAAAAGCTGTTGCTTTGTTACAACACCGCTGCTGCAAAATGCACCTACTTGCATCTCCCTTCATCTGACATGTCACCAATGTGATAAAGCACTGCGCTGCTTATGGCTTTATTAGCAAAGTCAAATACTGGCTGAATATGACTGGAGGCTACATACTCACTGCCCATGTATCATATGCAATTATGCAGTTATTTCAAAAGTGTCCCCTTTTTCCCATGCAGGGTTTGTTCAGATATATTCTCCGTTTAGCCATATTCATCACCAGATGACTGTAAAATACATCCtctttcaataaaaaaaatcaaaaaaaccaaaaacaaaacaaccccccccaaaacaactgAACCCCACCTggcttaaaaaataaacacacatttccAGACTTGAATGTTAAAACAACTAACAAGATCACAGTGACAGACGTAATGCAAAATGAACATCATCAGATTATACAAGGATACAGTCATTACACTGATAGAACATAGCAGTACACAACTAATCAATACTGAACACACAAAGTGAGTCTCACTAcgtatatatactgtatatatagtTATTAATATATATAGGAAGGCAGATTTGCTTTGAAGAGAACAAAGACactctttctttctattttagGTCCCTTGCAATAGCACTAATTTATACAGAATTGCAACCTGTATTTTAAATGACAACACAGAGGAGTAGACCGCCCATTACCCCACAGCAGATTTAACTGGACTGACATCGGGTTCATGCAGGGAAAACACAACCATTTCCCAGTGATCTGGCAATTTAGCGCGCTCAGTAGCGGTAATATCTGTGTATTGTTTCCATTTTTAGCTTCTCAGCTTTTGTCCCGAGCTCGAAAGGTGAGTAGTCTGAGCGGGGAACAGGTTAAAAGCTCAAAATGGGATTCTGTGAAATGTGAGCATCTTGGCCAAATGGAACCAGTCTGCGGTAATGCTAAATGTGGCTCTATTTAAGCATGCCGTtggatttgttgttttttttttgctcctcttcATTTCTCCACCTGGTATTCCAATGTGTGAGAGAGTGGAatgattcacacacacacacaaacacacaccacctCTCAGATAAATGTGACTTCCTTTTCTCGCCCACGCAGGAGACGTTTAGTGGAGCACACAGTGTCTGTGACTATTCCACCTATTTTGCGTACAAGCCTACTGCACCCACAAATGTGtacgtctttgtgtgtttagctgcaAGATATATTAATAACTATCATTTTTAATAGAAGGTATTCTTTGAAGCTGAATTCAAAAGCGTAATGAATTATCATATCTTACAGTACTTTTTACCCGTGTGAGTAAGTTGGAGTGTAAATGTGTAAAGAAAGGTGCAGGCGTTTCCCTCATTAACAAGCTGCAGACTACCTAAAGGGCGTTGCATTCATTGCCTAGTTGAACGATTGCTTTTGAACTAAGTAAGGGCAGCCTCAATGACAGAGGTacacaaacaaagcaaacacatcTGGGCTGAATTGTGGCTGTCGGTATACAGAGAGCCAGGGAGAATGGTTTTGTGTTGCTGTGACTCATGATAACACACCGATCCCCTTCAGCTCAAAgagacaaagacacagaaagcaGAGGGACGCTACATCCCATCAAAGGAAGCAATTAGCATTTACACCAGGCTGGCCTTGTTGTATTATGTCATGAACACCGCGCACGTTAATGAAATCTTTCTTGTTTTTGCTAGGAGACAGTCTCCTGTTTAAAAGTTGTTAATGAAATATGCGCCGCGCACCAGGTGTCTTGCACATGAAATTACTTTTACAGTTAATTCAGTAATATGTGCTGGCAAAGGGATCTTTTCAAAAGATCCCGGGTCCCCTGTGTTAACAGAAAATTTCCTGTCAGCAGCTACAAGCACTAAAATGAGCCTTTTCCTGTCAAATTATGCACAGCCTCATGTTACGCATGAGCTTAATTTTCTGGTGGAGTCAGGagagtttttattgttattcagCCTTCAATGTTTACCTGTTAATACAACCATCATTTTCTAACCACCATAACAAACAGCTACATTTTCAGTGATACGAGGACCTGCCCATCTGAGCAAAATGCAAGATGAAATACTTTATGACAAAGTTTAAGATGTATGGGTAGGAATTTGTGCTATTCCAGGATTTTGTGCAAGGTgcaaaaatgcaataaaataaactctgcagcttttttttttttttttttttttttaatgttgcgGCTGACAGAAACTAATGCTGTAACTTGACTGGGAGAAGGAGTCAAACTTGACAGCAAGTGGCACCTCGGTGGACAACAAACAGAAGCCTTGTCATCCTTGTAAGGAGTGTGGCACCTTTCTGTATACAGAATTCAGACGATCTGTTGATAATCAGTCATAACAAAATACTTCCCTGCACCTAATGTGTATCTGTTGGAGGTGCTCGCTGCTTTTAATTGTGTAAGGCTGCAAATGTTTCTTTTGGGTTATACTGTGCAGCAACTAAGAGGCAACTCTTTTGATGAACAATTCATTTGTGAAAAATAATTAGCCTGGAGTTAGTTGGTAGTTTTGTAACTGATTCCCTTAACATATAGCTGCTGGAGTATGACGTAGGATGAAAATGACCTGTGGTGGTTTGTGCTACCTCAGTGAATGACTAAACATCTGAAAAATCTGTATCCTTCTTTATCTTACTCATCCAGTTCAGGCTGGGATCTCGGATAACATTGTTTTATGGCGTGCTGTTTTACTATAGAGGACTCAAGGTTAAGGTCAAATGTATTCATAGCCTAGTGACGTCAGTCAGTCTAAATCTCTTTCTCCTTGATAGAGGAGAGGTACATGAATCTGTGCTCTAATGTTTACTTACAATACAAGCTACTCTAATccttaataataaatataattatgAGCTACCCATGGATTCAGTATATATACTATTTGTGAACTAAAATTCTTCTTACATCTAATTTCCGTCTATGCCTTTTATTTTCCCAACTTTTTCAGTTTAATTGATCACTTCCTGAGTGCTGACGTCAACGACAGAACATCTACGTTTCGCTCTGGTAAGACTCTTAGTTTTCCCTTTCCGTGTACACTGATATTCCTTCACAGTATGAATATTAAGTGCTACAGATCAAAATGCTGGAAAAGTTCTGCCTATTGTCCTTTTCGACAACGAgacagtttgatttttactccctTTGAAATCCTACTTTCACTTGCCAGCGACCGCAGGTGAACATTTCTCTGCAGTTTTCTCCCACAAGGTCACAGTTCACATGAACTAAAACAGGGCTCACGTTGTATCACCTACATCCAGTCATGTGGCATCCACTGTCTTTGCCAGCCTCATCTCAGACCACCATGGGAGTGTCTGAAAACACGGAGCTGATGGACTCTGCCACTGACTTCTTCCTTTTGCCCTTCATTAGAGAACCAGCCTCTGCATccagatcatcatcatcatcatcctcatccccATTGGGGTTCAGCTTACCATTTTGTCCCTGCAAGTCCTTGGAGTCTATGAAAGCCACATGCCTGTTCAGTTCGGCCTTGAGTGCCGGGTCCTCGTGGGTCGGTGTCACACTCAGCATTGAGGAGTGGATGCTGTCCTCACCCCGAGTTTTACCCTTGTTAGGGCAGCAGAAACAGCGACATGGCGTCAGGTAAAGATACATAAGCACCAGCACCACACTGGCCAGGCAACCTACCAAGGTGGTGTATGCTGTGTTCAGGGTCTCCCCAGCCCCCTGCATGGTGAAATTGTGAACCTTGAGCACCACGTAGATAGTCTCATTAAAGCTCTCACTCGTGGCAAAGCAAGTGTAGGTCCCAGAGTCCTCAGACCTCATTGAACTAATCTGCAGACTCCCATCTGACAGGACTTTAGCTGTCTGGTTGCTCCCGGGTGTCACCAGAACATTGCCGGGCAATGTCCAGGTCTTTAACATATTTCTGTGTTTGGTGTCGCAGCTAAGAATCAGTGTTTGCTCCAGAAAAGCCTCTTCATCTGCCTCCTTGAATGTGCTGCAGTTCATACTATCACCGCTGAGGTCAAAAACGCGTGCTTGGGTTTTTTGTGGGCTGGGTAAAACACAAGTGTAGTCGTCTTTAAAGTCCACAGCAGAATTGAGCTTTCGCATGTACCAGTGCACCAGGAGGGTGTAAAGGTCACAGTGGCACAGCAGAGGGTTACTGTGGAAATAGAGGCCATTTTTAATCCAGGCGGGCAACACCTGGAGCTCGTCAATGGGCAAAATCTTGATCCTGTTGGTGGATACGTCCAGGAGGCTGAGTTTCTCTAGGCGGGTCTTTTCTTTGACCAGCTCCACAGGGAAGCGGGAGATTTGGTTCTGGCTAAGGTACAGCTTCTGAAGGTTAATCATGCTCACAAAGGCTGTGCGGTCAATCTGTGAAATCTTGTTATTGTACAGCAGGAGGACTTCTAGGTTGACCAAAGGCTCAAAGATGAACTCATCCAGCTGCTTTAACTCATTAGAGGACAGGTCCAAGTAACGTAGGTGCTTCACATTTGTGAACGCCTCTGAAGATAGGAACTGGAGACCATTGTGACTGAGCAGGAGGTTATGCAGATTCGGGAGCTTGACAGGGGTCCACTCAGATTGCAGCCGGATTATCTCATTATAGCTGACATCCAGCACAGAAGTGTAGAGAGGTAGACCAGTCGGGACGATGGTCAGATTCATTTTGGAGCAGCTGACGATGTTCGCGGCGCAGATGCACATCTTATGGCAATTTAGTGTAGAACCCGCTGCCTCTGGGAGCCAGAGGAGAGGCGCGCAGAGGGTGAGAAATAAGGCCCATCTCTGGGACTTACTCCAGTGAGGTAATGTTTCCAACAGGCTGTCACCTGTTCTGGTGGAAGGCTGCAACATGCTTGCAGTTGTTCTAAATCCCAGAGAGTTTCACTACGATCCCATTCTCAAAAGAAAAAGCACGGAAGAGCAGCTGGAGGATTCTCAGGCACATTGCTAACTGAAGGCTGAAAGAAGCAGAAAGATAACGCTTTTAGACAGAGTgtttgtaaacacaaaaacatccaTTCACAAAGCGGAGGGAAATGATTCAAGTCATAAAAATAGGACAATGGAAAatcctgcatttaaaaaaaaggggcGACCCCACCAACACAATTTCAAACACTCTCTCTCTTATTGAATGATCTTCTAACTGGCGGACctgattcatgttttattgaaatTTTAGCTATCTGTTATATATTAGCTGCATTATTATAATCATACCTACCTACTGCAGACCACCAGAGTAAATAACCACATATATTTCCCCCCTCCGAACCAGTTTGAACCTACATTACCACATCAGCGGTAACCACTGTCTCCTAAGCTCACATCTCCCAAGCGCACGAATAAAGACAACAAACTTTCCTCTGCAGCTTTGCACCGTGCGCGTCTTTCTTTAAAACAAGTACACAAGCACGCCGCAGACGGTTACTCACGCTAACCCATGTGCATTCACACTTTCTGGAAGACAAGaattgaccccccccccccccccactctcTTCCCCATTTCCCTGGCTCACATTATTTTTCTGGCGCACATAAAAAGACACAAATGGCACTAcgttaaaacacacacaactaAAATCTATAATTGTAAAACAGTGTGAATGTTTACATCATCACCATTTTCTGAAATACCCTTGCCCATTTGTGGATGAGCAGTTCAGTCGTTGCATTGCACCATTCTGCTGGAAAACAAACAGGCATCACACGCCGTGAGGCGAGAGATGGGGAGGGAAACCGAGAGGGACACGTACCTTCAACCGGGATGCAGCGACACTTGATTTCATTAAAACGGCCCCTTGTTTGTTTACAGCGTTGCTGCATTCAGATATCCGCCGTCTGAGTCTCCGTGTCTGCCGTTGAGGACGGCAACGGATGCAGGGAGGAGGGAGAGCACTAGAGATCTCCTCGCCGAAATAATAATCCCCGTCCACGAGGCATCCAACTCTcggtacaaaaaaaaagattatataAAGAGAAGACAACTACACGTTCTTCTAACTAACGATCACCAATAGATAAGCGACCGCGTTCTAAAACCTATGATTTCATTCAAATGTATTGCTCGGAACACGCACGACCGCACATCCGTCTCTTGCGGATAA is from Oreochromis niloticus isolate F11D_XX linkage group LG20, O_niloticus_UMD_NMBU, whole genome shotgun sequence and encodes:
- the amigo1 gene encoding amphoterin-induced protein 1 translates to MLQPSTRTGDSLLETLPHWSKSQRWALFLTLCAPLLWLPEAAGSTLNCHKMCICAANIVSCSKMNLTIVPTGLPLYTSVLDVSYNEIIRLQSEWTPVKLPNLHNLLLSHNGLQFLSSEAFTNVKHLRYLDLSSNELKQLDEFIFEPLVNLEVLLLYNNKISQIDRTAFVSMINLQKLYLSQNQISRFPVELVKEKTRLEKLSLLDVSTNRIKILPIDELQVLPAWIKNGLYFHSNPLLCHCDLYTLLVHWYMRKLNSAVDFKDDYTCVLPSPQKTQARVFDLSGDSMNCSTFKEADEEAFLEQTLILSCDTKHRNMLKTWTLPGNVLVTPGSNQTAKVLSDGSLQISSMRSEDSGTYTCFATSESFNETIYVVLKVHNFTMQGAGETLNTAYTTLVGCLASVVLVLMYLYLTPCRCFCCPNKGKTRGEDSIHSSMLSVTPTHEDPALKAELNRHVAFIDSKDLQGQNGKLNPNGDEDDDDDDLDAEAGSLMKGKRKKSVAESISSVFSDTPMVV